Genomic DNA from Felis catus isolate Fca126 chromosome E3, F.catus_Fca126_mat1.0, whole genome shotgun sequence:
ATCCAGCCGCTCGGGAAGCTCCAGCACCTCCCGcagctccagctccagcagcTCGTCTGGCTCGCCGAGTCCTTCTCGACGCAGGCACGACAACAGGAGGCGCTCCCGCTCCAAGTGAGCTCCCTTCCGGCGCCGCTTCCcacggcgggggggtggggggggtcttgTCTTGGTTTGGAGGGGTTGCCCCAAAACTTGTCAGTCATCTGGGAACTTAGTTTGCAAACTGGGGACTATAAGGTGACAGTAGCTGTTAGAAAAGTAGCCTGTAGAGGAGTCTGTGTCTTACTTAGTCGGATTTCTGAGGCAGAGATAACAGGAATGTACACGAACTGGTAGGGAAAGCTGCCTTATAAAAAACTCAACAGTAGCACTTAGCAGccccacttaaaaaatttttttgacttgACAGAAATTGTttctgttgttgtgttttttcaATCAGATCCAAACCAcccaaaagagatgaaaaggaaaggaaaaggcgGAGTCCTTCCCCTAAACCCACCAAAGTGCACATCGGGAGGCTCACTAGGAATGTGACCAAGGTGAGGGATCACAGATCTGTCCAGTGGGCAGAGGGGGCACGTCTCTTCTGCAAATGTTTTGAATGGAAAACCAGAGAAGCTGGCCTTTGCTGGAGGTAACCGAGAACATAGGCTCTGAGGACACTGGCGGGAGTCCTTTATCCGAGTTGTTCCGTGTGAGAGAGACGCCCCAGCTTGTCACCGTCATGGGGTGACTTCTCAGCTCCCACACGGGTAGTTGGTGGGTGCACATCAGAGTGACCCTTCTTTCCTCTAGGACCACATCATGGAGATATTCTCCACCTACgggaaaattaaaatgattgaCATGCCTGTGGAAAGGATGCACCCCCACCTGTCTAAAGGCTACGCGTACGTGGAGTTTGAGAATCCGGACGAGGCCGAGAAGGCTCTGAAGCACATGGATGGAGGTGGGTGACCCTGCTgcgccccctctctgctccctgcgCGAGGCTGGCCTCGGCCCAGCGGGGGGACCTTTCAGACCAGTTTCCCCCAGCTCCCTGCAGCTCTTGCCCGACTCCATCTTTGACCAGTGGGGGTGTGTTCACCAAAAACAAGTTGATGAGGTATCATTCTTGGGAAAATTTCagcaaaaatgaatacattaacaTCTTCCGAGTTTTCCAATCTGTGAGAACTTAAGGAACGAAGGGGTTTATTTTGTACAATATTATGAATGTGAATAATGCAGCATTTGGCTTTTGTATGGCAGTGTTTTCTCTAGTCCTCTCTGAGAGTCATCTTCTGTTATGCTGACATTTCAGCATTTTTAGGtttactttgctgaattcatacaTTTTACCCATCTCCCTCAAGCTTGTATCGGAACTATTTGTGACATTTATAGCTGTTTTGTATTGAGCAGAATGGTTTTGACGGCGGCTGAGCACTTGTGAATAGTTTTGGATGGCCGGTTTCCATCTTGTCTTCACGTCTGTGTCTTTGAAGAGCGTGGAATCGGTCTCCGCCCCAGCTCGCTCTTATAATCTACGCAGCTGGGGCCGAGAGCTGGCTCCGTCCACAGCACTGTGCATGGGGTATCTGGCCACGCAGGGAAGAATCTGAACACCCCAGAACCTTGGAGTCCTCAGAAGCCTGTTACCCACTGGAAAAATAGTGTAATGGTGTGATGGCTAGTTTTCCTGGAGCCCTGATGGAGCTTGGACACTAGGAACTTTCCCTTAACGCTAAGCTAGCTGTCTTCAGTCTACTGAAATCCCTTTGAGGGGCGCGTGAGTgactcattcggttgagcgtccagttcttcattttggctcaggtcgtgacctcacagttcgtgggaccgagccctgtgtcgggctctgtgctgacagtgaagagcatgcttgggtttctttctctctgtctctctctctttctctctctttcttgctcgctctgcccccctctgtctctcaaaataaatcctaAAACATAACCAGTCGCTCCCTTTGAAGTTTTTTAGGAGTTTGTCATGAACTGTGCCCACCACCTCTTGATCTTAACCACACCTTCATTTTAGAGACTGTCAAACATGCGTCTTTGAGAGCTGGAGCACTTGCTAAGAATTCAGGACACTCAGCCACGTCCAGGGTGTGCATGGTCGTAGCCCACGTTTTTTAAGATTCTGGtaggatctgtgtgtgtgtccacatacTGTACTGCGCCCCATCGAGTGGAGCAACTCCGTGCTGGCTCCAGAAGGAATGTGGAAGGGCTTGGCCTTTCCTGGCAGCTGCCCAGAAGATAGAGTTGTCTTCATTGCTGTATGATCGGTGTCCTTGACGTTCCTGATTTGGGCTGGTCTTGGCAATGGGCCATGCGGAGGCAGGGGGTGCCTTAGGCTGCGTTTACTTAAGTCTCGTGAGTGCGTTCTGAACACAGGTCTACATGCCTGAGCCACCTCCTTGCCATCTCTGCTGTCGCCTTGAGGGTAGGAGCTGAGAAGATGAGAGAGGGCACACGAGGGCTGTGCTCGGTCCCGAGCGGTCCCTGGACTGGGCCAGGGTGCGTGCTCCCCTGAGGTTCCTGGGTCTGCGCCTTGGTCtcctttgcttgctttttctGAGGCCCTGAAGGCTCCTTGGCCTCCATCCTGAGCCGCCTCCCTTCACTGTTCTCATCGGCTACATTCACGTACGTGGCTGCACTCAGAGTCCCCTCCCCAAGTCACTTTTTCCACACTCTGAAGACAGACTTGACAGCTGAACCTTGGTTTGGTTTTGCTCCCCTGCCCCAGTAGTACTTTCTTCTTCCCGAGCCACGATGCAGTCATAGCTCATCTAGAAACAGGGGTGCCGatcatccctcccaccccatccaccGCCACGTTGTAGTGACCCGGCGGCCCATTTACAGTGGACACTGCCCTCGTCGGGACCCAGCACCCAGAGGCCACCTTCTGGTCCCCTGGGAGGAGCTCTCTGAGGAAAGTATCTCCACGGCGGGTATCGGGAGAGGAGGCCAGGCCTCCTGGCTCAGAGGCCACACGTCTTTGAGGGCAGTCCTTCTGGATCTCTTATATTTCACCCCATCTGCTTCCCTCACAGTGCTGCCCCTCCTTCACCCCCACAGCCCCCACAGTGCTGCCCCTCCTCTTGCCTGTCCCTCCCAACCTTCTAGAGGAGGCAGCTCAGTGCTAGGCCCACcttccggctcaggtcagggCACAGCCCTTCCCCATCAGTGAACGGGCTCAGGTGTCCACTTGGGTGCACTTCCCTTGGTGGCTGCTGTGCATGAGGGGTCTTGGTGCCTCGAGACTGAGTTCCCTCTTCGCTTCCACGCTATATAGGCACGTTTCCTGGCCAAACCGCCCACAGTAGTGACTGGGTGTGATATTTTGTGACTTGATCTTTTTTTCAACAGGACAAATCGATGGCCAGGAGATCACCGCCACCGCTGTGCTGGCCCCATGGCCGAGGCCACCGCCCAGGAGATTCAGCCCTCCCAGGAGAATGCTGCCTCCACCTCCCATGTGGCGTCGGTCGCCCCCACGGATGAGAAGAAGGTAGGTCTGTTTGGAGTCTCCCAGAGGACTGCTTGAGGCCTGTGTGGGTTTGTTTCATTTACACACACAGCATGATAGTGCTGACCTCGGAGCCCTGCTCAGCCTGTGGGCTGGCATGGGACGGCCCTGTGGGGGCACCGCTGCGGGTGGCACCACTATTCCTGGAGTCTGGGTCCTGTCCCCTTCCTAGCTAACAGGACAGGAAGGCTCAGGAGAGGAGTTTGAGtcaggtgagggaggggctgtCCCTGGGCAGAGGCCAGAGCACGGCCCTCCTCTGCTGGTGGTGTTGAGCCGCCCCGTGCACGGCCCTCAGGAAGGAAGGGCTCCCAGGCGGTGCCGTCAGAGAGCCGTCCTGGCTTAGAGCATTGACGTGTGCAACTCCACAGAACGTTCCTTCCAGAAGCCAGCTTCGCCCTGTGGCCGGAGATGCGGAGCTGTGTCTGTGGTGCCAGCTTCGGTGTCTGACTTGGTCTTTCCTCTCCCTGCAGGTCGCGCTCCCCGAGACGCAGGTCCCCGGTGCGCCGGCGGTCCCGCTcgcccggccgccgccgccacaGGAGCCGCTCCAGCTCCAACTCCTCCCGATAAGCAGGCCACCGGGGCTCTGCACCCTGGAACTTCTGTCCCGTCCACTTCAGTTCGGTCACTTGTGTAGCGGCAGGAGGATTGGTAGGAGAGAAATTCCTCACTCAGGGCAGGCTTCGAAGGCGGCGATTGAGGCATTTCCTCTGAAGGCAGAGTTCTAGCTGCAGGAGCGTTAGTGGCTTGGGGTTGTGCCTCTAAAGACGCCCGCCAGGTCTCTGGCTAGAAAGCTCCCACGTTCGCAGTTCCTCAGAGTCCATTCAGTGGCAAAGCCAGCAGGGACAACGCAGGGCTCCGGGTGGCAGTGCGGCCCCAGCCCGGGGGTGGGAGCTGGGCCAGTGGCCTGGTCGTGCCCAAGCTTGCCGGTCTGCGGGGTCCCTCAGGAAGGGGCCTTCTTTCCGTGCGGCTGCTGATCCTGCTGGCCTGgccctgctccccctgctccGGTCCTCCTCCGATATCTACAGTCAGACACCCTGTGTTCATCACCGGAAATGGTTGGTTTTACACGtactcatgcacacacaccacatcccgcggctccctttctctctgcacttgGTGAACAAGTTGAGAGCCAGCTCCACAGGGCCAtcaaggacccccccccccccttgtacCTGTCATTCACTGTGGTCTCGCAGGTTACCGTGGCAACGTGTACATTGCTTTTTTGGCTTTTATTGTACAGTCAGTACTATAAATTTGTTGTTTTGAGTTTTGTAACTTGTAGCATTTTAGGCGCTGTTGTGTTTGTACTTTGTTGTGTAGAGTGAagggattgtgttgaataaaTGGGATTAGACTGCAGACTGAGTACTGCCTTCGCTGCCCCCTTCCTGTCTGTGACCCCAGAAACAGCTTCACTTCTGAAGCTAAAAACTCAGGCACTAAAAACACACGACCGCATCTTGGTTCATTTCCGCAGGCACACTTCCAGAGTCTGAGCAGAACAGCCGGTGAGCACGCCAGGGAGTTGGGCAGATTCTGTGGGTTGACCTGCACTGAGAGAGAGATGCTCTTATCACCTTATATTCCCAGGAGCTTGGCATTTTGCCTGACCAGAAACCGATCTCCTTGGCTGCTGCTATGTTAGCCacgaaataatgaaaaaatggtTTTCCACCTCAAAAGTCGGTTGTGTCACAACAAAGACTTAGAAACTGTAAAAAACAATTGAGGTTTCAGTCACCCAGCCCTGAGCTTGGCCCTTCCTGTGTCCATATGCAAATGGGATGTCTGCGAGACCACCTCCTGCCAGGCAGCACAGTGGCTTCCTACCCGGCAGGGGACACCAGTGTTGAGCGGGGACCCTTTCGGTGTTTCTGAATGCAGGACAGAGCAAATAAAATCAGGTGCTCCCTTTGCTGTCAAGGAGGCGGTGGCACCGCGGTCCTGTCAACAGTGTGAGGGCACCTGTTTCTGCCCACCAGCACCGCCTCCACCTCACCCCCGCCCCGTGGCACCCTTTTTAGTCCTCGGGCTCTGCAGGGGGGCGGTTTTGAGAAATGACCCTGGCGTAATCCGCTTGCCTTTGTTGCGCCTGCTGGGATGGCTGGGGCTGCTACCCGCAAAGGCCCTTATGGCCTCAAGCTCACGACCGACTCCGGGACTCACACGCTCCCTGAGTCGTGcagtcaccccaccccccatccgcAGCTGTCGCTGCCTTGACCGTAGCTTTGGTTGGTGGGCAGCGCGGGAAGCGTGCCAGCCTCCCAGGGGTTCAGACGTGGGTGGAGGCGAGCGCGGTGGCCTCCGGGTTTGTGAGGAGAGTTCGTCCCAGACAGGGGCCCACGCCAGCCCTCCTGCCGCCGCCACCCAGCGTCACTGCGGCGCTCCCCCAACTCTCCTGCTAACCACTGTCTCCCGGCAGTGCCCCGCCCTCGACACCGGATGCGCCAAGTGGGGCGGGGCTGCTGGAGGCGGGGCGTGGGCCAGGGCGGCCAGACCCCAACGTGGCCTGGTCAAGATGGCGCTGATGGTCGGAGCGCGCGTCCTGGCTCGCAACCTGCTCCGCCCGTGTGCGTGACTCCGGGGGGCTGGAGTTGGGGGGTGCGGGGCAGCAGGGGTCCGGGGAGCCGGGAGGGGGGCCGGAGGAGACAGGGGCCCCGGACCCGAGGGAGCTGGGGGGGGCGGGATTGGGGACAGGGAGGTGCCGGGGACCTCAGGGAGCTGGAGGCAGCCGGGGAGCTGACTGGGGTCCGGGGCTAACGGGCCTCGCGCTGTCGTTCGTAGGGTCCCGGCTGCCGCACGCGGTTCCCGGGCGGACGGGTCCGGCCGCCGGCGGCGGGGACGGTGTGCGGTGTTTCGGAAGCCCTCGGGTGCTGGTGGAGACGGACCCGGCGAAAGGTAAGCGCTCCTGCGTCTGCACGTTCGGGCGAGGGCGCCTACGCCGGGCCCCGCCGGCTGGGCTTTCCCTGGCTCGGCCCGCCCCGGGGCCTGGAGGACTCGAAGCAGGGGTGCCACGCCGTCCCACGCCCGCTCCCTCCTCGCCCGCCGCTTGTCTTCCTGACCGCGGCTCCTGGGGACCCCTGAAGGCCAttggagatcaagccctgtacgAAGACCGTTTCTGTTGCGTTCAAAGCTTAAAGGTCATCAGCCCACGTGCTTTTCCCCAGTTCATTATGAAGATGAAAGTGTTTTGGTTTGTAAAGTTTGAGGGGTATGCTCCTCCATCTAAACTCTTCAGGTGGAAATTGAAAATAATGGAAGTCTTTTAGagtaaagtaatttttttttttttttttttttattctggcaTGGCACAGGACCTAGCAGATGGTTTACTAATTAAAGCCAGgagccacctcccacccccatcagagCCTCTGGGAAAACTCTCCAAAAGGGACAGAAAAGGTAGAAGAAGCACCCTTGAGTTTTCTCTACCTGAGAATGTTCCCGACCTGGGTCCTGAGAAGGCTTGCAGCCAGGGCTGGGCCTACTTGCAGGTTTTGGGGACACGCTGTGCTCAGGCCTACGAGAGGAGCTGGGGGGCTGCTGTGGTTGGGGGGCTGCGGCCTCAGCCCACCTCCCCCGCAACCTGGATTCGCCCCAGGTCCTCTGTGTCAACTCATGGACACCTTTACCCTCTCCCCTGAGTGTCCTTGATTCTGCTGGACCGGGCTCTATAAAAATCCAGTCAGCCTCAAAAACTTCCCTCTGAACCAAGTTCAGGGAGCTTGCTTCTGGGAATTTGGATCGCTTGTACGTTCCTGTAGCTGGTTAGTAAGTAACCTCTCCCTCAGAAGCCGGAGGTCTCAAAACAGCCTGTTTGTCTTCAGGACTTGGTTCTCACTCCTAGAGGACTGTTTACGTTGACCGTCTGAAGATTTCTAAGGTCCTGACCAGGGGAATGTAGCCTAAATGAACGGAGGCCCTTCGAAAGCCCTTGGGGTCTGTCCTTGGGCCAGGTAGCCAGAACAGATGGCCTCAGCTGGCCCAGGCTGGTGGCTGCCCTGTCCCAAGTGCtggtctgcccccccccccccggcctccccCGCTGCTGGCAGGACGCACAAGTGGATCGTGGAGAATTTAAGAACGTCAGCCCGCCAACATGTTTAGCAAGAACCAGAACCCCCAGTGCAGTTCCTCCTTCATATCCGGTCTTAGAGTCTGCTCGCTCACTCCTCAGGAAAGTAAGGCCATCTTCTACTCCCCTGGGGACAGAGGACTGGCATCTGGAGGAACAAGATAAACAGACAGATATTTGCTCATGAACGTTCACGGCCGCAGTAGTCACAAGACTCTCAAGGTGGAAGGGACCCAGTGTCCACCAGCACACGAACAGATACAGTGCGGTCCACACGTGTGCAGGGAGACACTGGGCCTCAGAAAGCGGGGGGACATTGACCCAGCGGCACAGGCCGGCCTGGGGAACGCGGTGCTCAGTGAAAGGAGCCACACATAAAAGGTTGTGTGCTTCCATGCACACGAAACGTCCAGAGTAGATGGGTCcgtagaggcagaaagtagacaCTCAGTGGCCAGGGGCCGGGGAGGAGCGGGAACTGCTCGTGGGCGCAGGGTCCTGTGTGGGATAGAAATGCCCGGCAATTAGATCGTGGTAGCATTGGGACACTGTACATGTCCCTATAGACCTGGACTGCCcgctt
This window encodes:
- the RNPS1 gene encoding RNA-binding protein with serine-rich domain 1 isoform X2 produces the protein MAPSPTKRKDRSDEKSKDRSKDKGATKESSEKDRGREKTRKRRSASSGSSSTRSRSSSTSSSGSSTSTGSSSGSSSSSASSRSGSSSTSRSSSSSSSSGSPSPSRRRHDNRRRSRSKSKPPKRDEKERKRRSPSPKPTKVHIGRLTRNVTKDHIMEIFSTYGKIKMIDMPVERMHPHLSKGYAYVEFENPDEAEKALKHMDGGQIDGQEITATAVLAPWPRPPPRRFSPPRRMLPPPPMWRRSPPRMRRRSRSPRRRSPVRRRSRSPGRRRHRSRSSSNSSR
- the RNPS1 gene encoding RNA-binding protein with serine-rich domain 1 isoform X1, which codes for MDLSGVKKKSLLGVKENNKKSSTRAPSPTKRKDRSDEKSKDRSKDKGATKESSEKDRGREKTRKRRSASSGSSSTRSRSSSTSSSGSSTSTGSSSGSSSSSASSRSGSSSTSRSSSSSSSSGSPSPSRRRHDNRRRSRSKSKPPKRDEKERKRRSPSPKPTKVHIGRLTRNVTKDHIMEIFSTYGKIKMIDMPVERMHPHLSKGYAYVEFENPDEAEKALKHMDGGQIDGQEITATAVLAPWPRPPPRRFSPPRRMLPPPPMWRRSPPRMRRRSRSPRRRSPVRRRSRSPGRRRHRSRSSSNSSR